A region of the Acidobacteriota bacterium genome:
CGGAAGCTCAGCCAGACGGTGGAGGCGCCGCTCGTCATCGACACGACCGAGCCTGAGGTGCTCGAGGTGGCCCTCGAGGCCGCACCCGGCCGGATCATCGTCAACGCCATCAACATGGAGAACGGACGGCAGCGGCTCGACGCCATGCTGCCGCTCATCCGCGACTACGGCGCGGCCACCATCGCGCTCACCATCGACGAGCACGGCATGGCGCGCACCGCGGACCGCAAGCTCGAGGCCGCGCGAAAGATCTACGACATCGCCACGCGCGAGTACGGCCTGTTGCCCGACGCGCTCATCTTCGACGCGCTCACGTTCACGCTCGCCACCGGCGATCCGGAGAGCGCGAACACGGCGGTGGACACGCTCGAGGGCATCCGGCGCATTAAGGCTGCGCTACCCGGCGTGTTCACCTCGCTTGGCGTGTCGAACGTGTCGTATGGCTTCAAGCCGGCCGCGCGCTGGGTGCTCAACAGCGTGTTCCTGCATCACGCCGTCGAGGCCGGTCTCGACATGGCCATCGTGAATCCCAAGCAAGTCACGCCGTACCCGGAAATCCCGGCGGCGCAGCGCGAACTGGCCGAGGACCTGCTCTTGAATCGCCGGCCCGATGCGGCCGCGCGGTTTATCAGTTACTTCGAGGGCGCGAAGGCGCGCCAGGCCACCGTCGGCGATCCGACCGCCGGCATGGCCCCCGCCGAACGTCTGCAGTGGCGCATCCTGCACCGCCAGGCCGATGGATGCGAGGCCGACGTGGACACGCTGGTCTCGACCGGCGTGCGCGACATCACCGGCATCGCCGAGTTCACGCGCCAACCCGGCTACCGCTATCCGAATGCCGACACCTCTGAGGTGGCGCTGCGCGTCCTGAACCAGGTGCTGCTGCCAGCCATGAAGGAGGTCGGCGACAAGTTTGGCGCGGGTGAGCTGATCCTGCCCTTCGTGCTGCAGTCGGCCGAGGTGATGAAGAAAGCCGTATCGCACCTCGAGCGGTATCTCGACAAGACCGAGGGCGCGACCAAGGGGAAGATTGTCCTCGCCACGGTGTACGGCGACGTCCACGACATCGGCAAGAACCTCATCAAGACCATCCTGGCGAACAACGGCTACACCGTGCACGACCTCGGCAAGCAGGTGCCGGTCAACGAGATCGTCAACCAGGCCGTTGATCTTCGCGCGGACGTGGTTGGCCTCTCGGCGCTGCTCGTTTCCACGTCTCGCCAGATGCCGCTGGTCGTGCGCGAGCTCGACCGGCGCAACCTCTCGATTCCCGTGCTGGTGGGCGGCGCCGCCATCAACCGCGACTTTGGCCGGGATATCAGCGTGGTGGACGACGACCGGATCTACAAGGGCGGCGTGTTCTACTGCCGCGACGCCTTCGAAGGGCTCGAAACGGTCGGTCGCCTCGTCGTTCCGGATTCGCGCAAGGAACTGCTCGACCGCGAGCGTCACATCGCTGAGGAACGCCGGAGGCCGAGGGCGGCCGACACGACGGGGGTCGGCGCGCGTTCGTCGGTGGTGGCGATTCCCGAGGACGTGCCGCAGCCGCCGTTCTGGGGCGCGCGGGTCGTCCGGGCCATGCCGCTCGGCGAGGTCTTCCAACACCTCAGTGAGACACGACTGTTCCGCGTGTCGTGGGGCGGCGCCAACAAGCGCGGCGTGGAATGGAAGCAGGTGCGCGAGGATTTCTCGGAACGCCTCGATCGCATGAAGCAGGAAGCCATCGAGCAGGGCTGGCTCGCGCCGCAGGCGGTCTACGGATACTTCCCGGCGCTCTCGGAGGGCCACGACCTGCTCGTGTTCAATCCCGAGGCCCCGGACGAGGTGCTGGTGCGATTGTCGTTTCCGCGGCAGAAAGACGATGAGCGCTTGTGCCTCTCGGACTTCTTCCTCCCCGTCGGTTCGGCGACGCGCGATCTCGTCGCCCTGCAGGTGGTAACCGTCGGTCCGGCGGCGACTGAGCGCTTCGATGTGATGGATGCGAAGAACGAGTACAGCGAGGCCTACTTCTCACACGGCCTCGCGGTTCAGACCGCCGAGACCGCCACCGAGATGATCTTCGATCAGATCCGCGGGGAACTGGGGCTGGCCGAGTCGCGCGGCCTTCGTTTCGCGTGGGGCTTTGGCGCCCTGCCGGATGTCGAGGAGCATCGCAAGGTGTTCCAGTTGCTGCCCGCCGAGCGAGAGCTGGGCATGACGTTGACCTCGGCCGGCCAGCTCATCCCCGAGCAATCCACCGCCACGCTCCTCGTGCACCACAAGGAGGTGCACTACTTCAAGACTTGACAGGGGCCGGGTTCGCCTCCAATGCCACGCGCTCGCCACACTGTTGGATGAAGTGCGACGCGTGGATCAATCGTGGGCCGCCCGCCGCCGCGTGTCAAGGCGCCGGATCGCGCCGGATCGCGCCACGCAGAGTGTGATTAGGGGATGTATCGTCGCGCCAAACCTGGGTTATCCCCCGGACAGATGACGTACTAACTAACCACAGTCCGCTTGAAAAGGCTCCCATCCTGTTCTCGTTTGTGATATACAGTGCCAGCCCTGATTGTCCCGCCCCCCGGGTGTTGCCCACCGCACCCGTGCGAGTTGTGTTCATTCGAGTTGCTACCTGCCCGCGCGATTGCAGATGAAAACGGTTCGGCGGCAAACCTCACAGGCGGGATCTTGCGAGGCGTATGACGTCTCGCGATCACCCTTGGTGTCTGTTCCGCTGCGCGGCGGAACGCCAGTCCTCCCGCATCTCTGTGGTGTCCGTTCGTTCACGCTCTCAGTCCCCTTCGTCATTACTGTCCACGTGTCAGCCGGTGTCGGCGGGCTGCGGTCGTCGGAGAATTCGTTCGGCGTAGCGGCGTTTCGACGGTGTCTTCTCGGTTGAGGTGAGGGGCGCGTCGCCCACTTCGGCAGCGGCCGGGGATCAGGAGGTGTGAGAATGGACGTTCAGGATGTCCGCTCGATCGTTCAGAAACACAGCGGGCAGCGGGGGTCGATGATCTCCATCCTTGAGGACGTGCAAGAGCAGTGCGGCTACCTGCCCGCTGATGCCATCGAGGCGGTGGCCGACGCAACGGGGCGTTCGCTCGTGGACGTGTACGGGATCGCGACCTTCTACCGCGCGTTCAGTCTGAAGCCTCGCGGCAAACATGTGTGCACGGTCTGCCTCGGCACGGCCTGTCATGTGCGTGGAGCACCAGCCGTCGCCGGGGAATTCGAGAAGCGGCTCGATGTGGCGCGCGGAGAGACGACCGCCGACGGGCAGTTCACGCTCGAAACGGTGAATTGCCTCGGCGCCTGCGCGCTCGGCCCCATCGTCGTCGTCGACCGACACTACTTCTCGAACGTGTCAACGGGCCGCGTGAAAGACATCGTGCAGGAGGCCCAGGCCGGGCTGGACGCTGAGCGCGTCTGCGACGAGGGCGTCTTCCCGCTCGGCGTCAGGTGTCCCCGATGCAACCACACCCTGATGGATGCAGAGCACCCGATCGAGGGTCACGCCTCCATCGCGCTCTCGATGTCATCCGGGCACAGGCACGGGTGGCTTCGTCTGTCCGCCCTCTACGGTACGCATACCTTCGAGACGGAGAACGGAGTCGCAGCGGGAAGCGTGACGCGGGTGTTCTGTCCCCACTGCATGGAGGAACTCCGCGGTGGCACGGTCTGTCCGGATTGCGAGGCGCCCTTTGTACCCCTGATCGTGGAGGGCGGCGCAATCCTGCAGGTGTGTTCGCGCCTGGGCTGCAAAGGTCACTGGCTCGACCTCGGCGGGGTCAACAGCTGATCAGTGGTGTGTCGTGAGGGATGAGTCGCGGGTTGCTCGAGACACGGAATGCGGAACTCAGACCTCAGGGCTCGAGAGCCACTGCATGAAGGGAAACGGCTATGGAACCACTCGAATCCATTGACGAGTTGGGCGTCCTGCGAGCGCGTCTCGCGACAGCCCGAAACCCGCTTCGACCCGTCATCGTCATTCCGGCCGGCACGTGCGGCCAGGCCAGCGGAGCAAACGACGTCATTCGTGCGGCCAAGCGCGAGCTGCTCACTGGCGGCCTGACCGGCGCAATCGGGTT
Encoded here:
- the metH gene encoding methionine synthase codes for the protein MRPPTEHTERQYLDALAEKVVVFDGAMGTELQKHALTAADFGGEQYVGCNDYLVLQKPEIIEAVHASFLEAGCDVIETCTFRSNRLTLAEYGLGTRVPEINRAASALARRVADRHATRGQRRFVAGSIGPSGKLPSSSDPELSRVSFDELADVFAEQAEALINGDCDLLLVETSQDMLEVKAALMGIQDAFARTGRKIPVQVQVTLDPNGRMLLGTDIGAVLATLERMPVDVVGINCSTGPEHMRAPLAWLGEHASIPISCLPNAGLPVNVDGRAEYPLRPAEFARDMADFVARFGLNAVGGCCGTTPDHIRRLVGALAAAKPRRRAIRPFPFVSSGITTASLVQDPKPMLIGERLNAQGSKKMKELLLAEDYDGVAALAREQMEGGAHTLDVCVAMTERRDEVYLMSQVVRKLSQTVEAPLVIDTTEPEVLEVALEAAPGRIIVNAINMENGRQRLDAMLPLIRDYGAATIALTIDEHGMARTADRKLEAARKIYDIATREYGLLPDALIFDALTFTLATGDPESANTAVDTLEGIRRIKAALPGVFTSLGVSNVSYGFKPAARWVLNSVFLHHAVEAGLDMAIVNPKQVTPYPEIPAAQRELAEDLLLNRRPDAAARFISYFEGAKARQATVGDPTAGMAPAERLQWRILHRQADGCEADVDTLVSTGVRDITGIAEFTRQPGYRYPNADTSEVALRVLNQVLLPAMKEVGDKFGAGELILPFVLQSAEVMKKAVSHLERYLDKTEGATKGKIVLATVYGDVHDIGKNLIKTILANNGYTVHDLGKQVPVNEIVNQAVDLRADVVGLSALLVSTSRQMPLVVRELDRRNLSIPVLVGGAAINRDFGRDISVVDDDRIYKGGVFYCRDAFEGLETVGRLVVPDSRKELLDRERHIAEERRRPRAADTTGVGARSSVVAIPEDVPQPPFWGARVVRAMPLGEVFQHLSETRLFRVSWGGANKRGVEWKQVREDFSERLDRMKQEAIEQGWLAPQAVYGYFPALSEGHDLLVFNPEAPDEVLVRLSFPRQKDDERLCLSDFFLPVGSATRDLVALQVVTVGPAATERFDVMDAKNEYSEAYFSHGLAVQTAETATEMIFDQIRGELGLAESRGLRFAWGFGALPDVEEHRKVFQLLPAERELGMTLTSAGQLIPEQSTATLLVHHKEVHYFKT
- a CDS encoding NAD(P)H-dependent oxidoreductase subunit E, with the protein product MDVQDVRSIVQKHSGQRGSMISILEDVQEQCGYLPADAIEAVADATGRSLVDVYGIATFYRAFSLKPRGKHVCTVCLGTACHVRGAPAVAGEFEKRLDVARGETTADGQFTLETVNCLGACALGPIVVVDRHYFSNVSTGRVKDIVQEAQAGLDAERVCDEGVFPLGVRCPRCNHTLMDAEHPIEGHASIALSMSSGHRHGWLRLSALYGTHTFETENGVAAGSVTRVFCPHCMEELRGGTVCPDCEAPFVPLIVEGGAILQVCSRLGCKGHWLDLGGVNS